The following proteins are co-located in the Haloprofundus halophilus genome:
- a CDS encoding M28 family peptidase, with amino-acid sequence AVEHGDRETTFGRSHELVELPGTPSGEVTGELVDMGYGLPEDFEGVDLSSDIAMASSLTPDDYGRWVHRSEKYHYAAESGAAAFVFYNHIEGALPPTGNIGSVNGPGPIPAVGVSKETGARLQRYCDAGTVEADLSVEAEVGRGTSRNIEATVGPDTDEEVLFTAHVDGHDVGTAANDNGFGTAMVVEVGKMLAQVADELETKVRLVVFGAEETGLYGSYYWSHTHDLENVKCVVNVDGAGYSRNLEIHSHGFEAIADAFDAVSEEYEIPVHTEDGIRPNSDHWPFVQRGVPGAQGRSSSDGSGRGWGHTHGDTLDKLDVRDLRDMSILCAAGVARLARSDVETDHVDDEEIKQACLDEGFDVGMKATDAWPWGGPKDWPWADEL; translated from the coding sequence CGCCGTCGAACACGGCGACCGAGAGACGACGTTCGGTCGGTCGCACGAACTCGTCGAACTGCCGGGGACGCCCTCCGGCGAGGTGACGGGCGAACTCGTCGACATGGGCTACGGACTGCCCGAGGATTTCGAGGGCGTGGACCTCTCGAGCGACATCGCGATGGCGTCCAGTCTCACCCCCGACGACTACGGGCGGTGGGTCCACCGGTCGGAGAAGTACCACTACGCCGCCGAATCCGGTGCCGCGGCGTTCGTCTTCTACAACCACATCGAGGGAGCGCTGCCGCCGACGGGCAACATCGGCAGCGTGAACGGCCCCGGCCCGATTCCGGCCGTCGGTGTGAGCAAGGAAACCGGTGCGCGACTCCAGCGCTACTGCGACGCCGGCACCGTCGAGGCCGACCTCTCGGTCGAGGCCGAGGTCGGCCGCGGCACCTCGCGCAACATCGAGGCGACGGTCGGTCCCGACACCGACGAGGAGGTGCTGTTCACCGCGCACGTCGACGGCCACGACGTGGGGACCGCCGCCAACGACAACGGGTTCGGCACCGCAATGGTCGTCGAAGTCGGGAAGATGTTGGCACAGGTCGCGGACGAGTTGGAGACGAAAGTTCGCCTCGTCGTCTTCGGGGCCGAGGAGACCGGCCTCTACGGGTCGTACTACTGGAGCCACACCCACGACCTGGAGAACGTGAAGTGCGTCGTCAACGTCGACGGCGCGGGCTACTCGCGGAACCTCGAAATCCACAGCCACGGCTTCGAGGCGATAGCCGACGCGTTCGACGCCGTCAGCGAGGAGTACGAGATTCCCGTCCACACCGAGGACGGAATCCGACCGAACAGCGACCACTGGCCGTTCGTCCAGCGCGGCGTCCCGGGCGCTCAGGGTCGCTCGTCCTCGGACGGGAGCGGCCGCGGGTGGGGCCATACCCACGGCGACACCCTCGACAAACTCGACGTGCGCGACCTGCGCGACATGTCGATTCTCTGTGCCGCGGGCGTCGCGCGACTCGCCCGGAGCGACGTCGAGACCGACCACGTCGACGACGAGGAGATTAAACAGGCGTGTCTGGACGAGGGTTTCGACGTCGGGATGAAGGCGACGGACGCGTGGCCGTGGGGCGGGCCGAAAGACTGGCCCTGGGCGGACGAACTCTGA
- a CDS encoding sulfite oxidase: MATERPRKTRHGEIAEILRVKDGGVRETRDEADKYTVVGAARRRTFANWLTPIEEHFVCHRNDIPAIDAEAWTVSLTGQLAGAVSVAALKEEFPRVAVAHTMECAGNGRGQHRPETGSVQWGFEAAATAIWTGAPVSSILRANGVTAPSDGWLTAIGGDLSDDGDVFARSIPLSKAFDDCILAYEMNGEPLPREHGYPVRLVVPGWYGVNNVKWVEELRVMDSMVTEGSLDRSGEHAFWQQVAYRIHPRGVDPDANESVETVDTWEQLEGAVDHPYTFDGNVKSVIGTPDGENAVTPRDGAVEVRGVAWAGDDAVERVEVSTDGGRSWSDAELFGPEYAGAWRLFRYDWRAEPGRHALLSRATDDRGRRQPATISEPDDWRDALDEDAYPWNEGGYAANAYEPNGVEVTVLDSDGGSRTEG; the protein is encoded by the coding sequence ATGGCTACCGAACGACCGCGCAAGACCCGTCACGGGGAGATAGCGGAGATTCTTCGGGTGAAGGACGGCGGCGTGCGGGAGACGCGAGACGAGGCGGACAAGTACACCGTCGTCGGAGCCGCCCGACGACGGACGTTCGCGAACTGGTTGACGCCAATCGAGGAGCACTTCGTCTGCCACAGAAACGACATTCCGGCCATCGACGCCGAGGCGTGGACCGTCTCGCTCACCGGTCAACTGGCGGGAGCGGTCTCGGTGGCAGCCCTCAAAGAGGAGTTTCCGCGGGTCGCAGTGGCGCACACGATGGAGTGCGCGGGCAACGGCCGAGGGCAGCACCGACCGGAGACGGGGAGCGTTCAGTGGGGGTTCGAGGCCGCCGCCACCGCTATCTGGACCGGAGCCCCCGTCAGTTCGATTCTCCGCGCGAACGGCGTCACCGCTCCGAGCGATGGGTGGCTGACGGCTATCGGGGGCGACCTCTCGGACGACGGAGACGTGTTCGCGCGGTCGATTCCGCTCTCGAAGGCGTTCGACGACTGTATTCTGGCCTACGAGATGAACGGCGAACCGCTCCCGCGAGAGCACGGCTACCCGGTTCGACTCGTCGTGCCCGGCTGGTACGGCGTGAACAACGTCAAGTGGGTCGAGGAACTCAGAGTGATGGACTCGATGGTGACGGAAGGCTCGCTCGACCGCTCTGGTGAGCACGCGTTCTGGCAGCAGGTCGCTTACCGCATCCACCCGCGCGGTGTCGACCCCGACGCGAACGAATCGGTGGAGACGGTCGATACGTGGGAGCAACTCGAAGGGGCCGTCGACCACCCGTACACGTTCGACGGGAACGTGAAGTCGGTTATCGGAACTCCGGACGGAGAGAACGCGGTGACGCCGCGGGACGGCGCCGTCGAAGTTCGTGGCGTCGCGTGGGCGGGCGACGACGCGGTCGAACGCGTGGAGGTTTCGACCGACGGCGGACGGAGTTGGAGCGACGCGGAGCTGTTCGGCCCGGAGTACGCCGGCGCGTGGCGGCTGTTCCGGTACGACTGGCGCGCCGAACCGGGCCGACACGCGCTGCTGTCGCGTGCGACGGACGACCGGGGGCGACGACAGCCGGCGACGATTTCGGAACCCGACGACTGGCGCGACGCGCTCGACGAAGACGCCTACCCCTGGAACGAGGGCGGATACGCCGCGAACGCCTACGAACCGAACGGCGTCGAAGTAACGGTGCTCGACTCCGACGGCGGCAGTCGAACCGAGGGGTGA
- a CDS encoding M24 family metallopeptidase produces the protein MAQAVFDTAEYDRRIARTKERMEEEGLDAAVVSDPANMNYLTGYDGWSFYVHQAVVLTPDRDEPMWVGRQMDATGARATTRLSEESIRPYSDDHVQSPRDLHPMDFFAEILSELGVDDGRIGLEMDAYYFTAKSYTRLQKNLPEADFEDITLLVNWVRVKKSEAELEYMKQAARISENAMQAGLDAIGEGVPEYEAAEAIYSALIDGTDEYGGDYPAIVPLMPSGDYTGTPHLTWTDRPFRNGDPVLIELSGCRHRYHSPLARTTFVGDPPEEVEETAEIVVEGMEAALDAVEPGVTCESVEKAWRDTIAKYGVEKADRIGYSMGLGYPPDWGEHTASLRPGDETVLEEGMTFHTIPGLWFDDFGVELSETFHVTSNGAEPLADFPRRLFTA, from the coding sequence ATGGCTCAAGCGGTGTTCGATACAGCGGAGTACGACCGACGAATCGCTCGGACGAAAGAACGGATGGAGGAGGAGGGGTTAGACGCCGCCGTCGTCAGCGACCCGGCGAACATGAACTACCTCACCGGCTACGACGGGTGGTCGTTCTACGTCCACCAGGCCGTCGTCCTCACCCCCGACCGCGACGAACCCATGTGGGTCGGCCGACAGATGGACGCGACGGGCGCGCGCGCGACGACGCGGCTCTCCGAGGAGAGCATCCGCCCGTACAGCGACGACCACGTCCAGTCGCCGCGGGACCTCCACCCGATGGATTTCTTCGCCGAAATACTCTCGGAACTCGGCGTCGACGACGGCCGAATCGGGCTGGAGATGGACGCGTACTACTTCACCGCGAAGTCATACACGCGCCTCCAGAAGAACCTGCCCGAGGCCGACTTCGAGGACATCACGCTGCTCGTCAACTGGGTGCGCGTGAAGAAGTCGGAGGCGGAACTGGAGTACATGAAACAGGCCGCCCGCATCTCCGAGAACGCGATGCAGGCCGGCCTCGACGCCATCGGCGAGGGCGTCCCCGAGTACGAGGCGGCGGAGGCCATCTACTCGGCGCTCATCGACGGCACCGACGAGTACGGCGGCGACTACCCCGCCATCGTGCCGTTGATGCCGTCGGGCGACTACACCGGGACGCCGCACTTGACGTGGACCGACCGTCCCTTCCGGAACGGCGACCCGGTGCTCATCGAACTTTCGGGCTGTCGACACCGCTACCACTCGCCGCTCGCGCGGACGACGTTCGTCGGCGACCCGCCCGAGGAGGTCGAAGAGACCGCCGAGATCGTCGTCGAGGGGATGGAGGCGGCGCTCGACGCCGTCGAACCCGGCGTCACCTGCGAGTCCGTCGAGAAAGCCTGGCGCGACACCATCGCGAAGTACGGCGTCGAGAAGGCCGACCGCATCGGCTACTCGATGGGGCTCGGCTACCCGCCGGACTGGGGCGAACACACGGCGAGTCTCCGTCCCGGCGACGAGACGGTGCTCGAAGAGGGCATGACGTTCCACACCATCCCGGGACTGTGGTTCGACGACTTCGGCGTCGAACTCAGCGAGACGTTCCACGTCACGTCGAACGGAGCAGAACCGCTCGCCGACTTCCCCCGACGGCTGTTCACCGCCTGA
- the gdhB gene encoding glutamate dehydrogenase GdhB, with protein MTDSESTLSNARRQLERAAANVDIDAGVVERLKHPTRVQQVSIPLRRDDGTLEVFTGFRAQHDDVRGPYKGGLRYHPEVNAEECIGLSMWMTWKCAVMDLPFGGGKGGVAVDPKTLSDRERERLTRRFAEEIRDVIGPKKDVPAPDMGTDPQTMAWFMDAYSMQEGETTPGIVTGKPPSIGGSHGREEAPGRSVAIVTREAIDYYDWDVEETTVAVQGFGSVGANAARLLDEWGAKVVAVSDVNGAIYDPDGLDTNDVEGHDERPGMVSGYDAPESLTNAELLELDVDVLIPAAVSNAITADNVDDLQAKLVVEGANGPTTFAADTILEEREIPVIPDILANAGGVTVSYFEWLQDINRRTWPLDRVHEELETEMLKAWNAVRTEVDERDLTWRDGAYAVALSRIGEAKATRGLWP; from the coding sequence ATGACCGACTCCGAATCGACGTTGTCGAACGCCCGTCGACAACTCGAACGCGCAGCCGCCAACGTCGACATCGACGCGGGTGTCGTCGAGCGGCTGAAACACCCGACCCGAGTCCAGCAAGTCTCCATCCCGCTGCGCCGCGACGACGGGACGCTCGAGGTGTTCACCGGTTTCCGGGCCCAACACGACGACGTGCGCGGGCCGTACAAGGGCGGCCTGCGCTATCACCCGGAGGTCAACGCCGAGGAGTGCATCGGCCTCTCGATGTGGATGACCTGGAAGTGCGCCGTGATGGACCTCCCCTTCGGCGGCGGGAAAGGCGGCGTCGCCGTCGACCCGAAGACGCTCTCCGACCGGGAGCGCGAACGGCTCACCCGGCGCTTCGCCGAGGAGATACGCGACGTCATCGGGCCGAAAAAGGACGTTCCGGCGCCGGACATGGGAACGGACCCACAGACGATGGCGTGGTTCATGGACGCCTACTCGATGCAGGAGGGCGAGACGACACCCGGAATCGTCACCGGTAAGCCACCGTCCATCGGCGGCAGTCACGGCCGCGAGGAGGCACCCGGCCGGAGCGTCGCCATCGTCACGCGCGAGGCCATCGACTACTACGACTGGGACGTCGAGGAGACGACCGTCGCCGTCCAGGGCTTCGGCAGCGTCGGTGCGAACGCCGCCCGCCTCCTCGACGAGTGGGGCGCGAAGGTCGTCGCCGTCAGCGACGTCAACGGCGCCATCTACGACCCCGACGGCCTCGACACGAACGACGTCGAGGGACACGACGAGCGCCCGGGTATGGTGTCGGGCTACGACGCGCCGGAGTCGCTCACGAACGCGGAACTCCTCGAACTCGACGTCGACGTGCTTATTCCGGCGGCCGTCAGCAACGCCATCACCGCCGACAACGTCGACGATCTGCAGGCGAAGCTCGTCGTCGAGGGCGCGAACGGACCGACGACGTTCGCCGCCGACACGATTCTCGAAGAGCGGGAGATTCCCGTGATACCGGACATCCTCGCCAACGCCGGCGGCGTCACCGTCTCGTACTTCGAGTGGCTCCAGGACATCAACCGCCGAACGTGGCCGCTCGACCGCGTCCACGAGGAACTGGAGACGGAGATGCTGAAGGCGTGGAACGCCGTCCGTACCGAGGTCGACGAGCGCGACCTGACGTGGCGCGACGGCGCCTACGCGGTCGCGCTATCGCGCATCGGCGAAGCGAAGGCGACGCGCGGGCTGTGGCCCTGA
- a CDS encoding FAD-binding and (Fe-S)-binding domain-containing protein produces the protein MTATDPSADPTATDSSADSPATDPAVDPRAEYDYVGGDVARPGLVRDLQSRVDGDVRFDEYTRQLYATDASAYEVVPIGVVFPTSTADVSAVVDYCARRGIPVLPRGGGTSLAGQAVNEAVVLDFSRYMDGVVDIDPDEERATAQAGTVLADLNERVAPHGLKFAPDPAAGDRSVLGGAIGNNSTGAHSLKYGKTDYYVEEAEVVLADGTVTTFGEIEVSELREKADPESSAWGDTEPESDLLPRIYAEVIRILDEEADEIDERYPELKRNVSGYNLDMLVDEARGERRTPDDSGVDPDSEAGTVNLARLLAGSEGTLAVVTEATVSLEPIPETKAVALLTYEDVYDAAADVAPILEHGPAAVELIDDVLIDLALETAEFRDVAASLPEGTRGALLVEFYADSEADGRQQVADLLASRVPSATPETTPSAGAELADDARAFAALEAHDAEERAGLWKMRKAAAPILLSRTTDEKHISFIEDCAVPAERLPEYVDRFREVIDEYDANTSFYAHAGPGVLHVRPLVNTKTVEGLAAFERIADAVTEFVVEFGGSVSGEHGDGRARSQWNRRLYGDRLWRAFRDLKTAFDPDWLLNPGQVCGYDESETPPADVPPRANVVSMTENLRFDPDYEFDPDFDPALEWENANGFQGMAELCHGCGGCRGEQDTTGGVMCPTYRAADEESLSTRGRANMLRQAMSGELSESSHDVEFMREIVDLCVGCKGCARDCPSEVDMAKLKAEVEHAHHERHGASLRDRLFSEVDRLNALGSALAPVANLAPKLPGARTVLEKTVGIARERSLPTFHRETFVDWFDERGGSRVPASSADRRVLLFPDTYTNYNHPEAGKAAVRVLEAAGVHVALPDGVTSTGRPAHSKGFLDRSRERAETNVAALAPRVADGWDVVLVEPSDAVMLQSDYLDLLGGSSKEGDAGRAVPVADVEAVAANTYGVMEYLDAFRLDEALSPSAPAESLTYHGHCHQKATRKDHHAVGVLRRVGYEVDPLDSGCCGMAGSFGYEAEHYSMSRAIGEILFDQVEESGGETVVAPGASCRTQLGDRDESAPEPPHPIEKVAEAVGR, from the coding sequence ATGACCGCGACAGACCCCTCAGCCGACCCGACCGCGACCGATTCTTCGGCCGACTCACCCGCGACCGACCCCGCCGTCGACCCGCGCGCGGAGTACGATTACGTCGGCGGCGACGTGGCCCGCCCCGGTCTCGTCCGCGACCTCCAGTCGCGCGTCGACGGCGACGTGCGTTTCGACGAGTACACTCGGCAACTGTACGCGACCGACGCCTCCGCCTACGAGGTCGTCCCCATCGGCGTCGTCTTCCCCACGTCGACGGCCGACGTTTCGGCAGTCGTCGACTACTGCGCCCGGCGTGGGATTCCGGTTCTCCCACGCGGCGGGGGTACGAGTCTCGCCGGGCAAGCCGTCAACGAGGCGGTCGTCCTCGATTTCTCCCGGTACATGGACGGCGTCGTCGATATCGACCCCGACGAGGAGAGAGCGACCGCGCAGGCCGGGACGGTTCTCGCGGACCTGAACGAGCGCGTCGCCCCCCACGGACTGAAGTTCGCACCCGACCCGGCGGCGGGCGACCGGAGCGTCCTCGGCGGCGCTATCGGCAACAACTCGACCGGTGCGCACTCGCTGAAGTACGGGAAGACCGACTACTACGTCGAGGAAGCGGAGGTCGTCCTCGCCGACGGCACCGTGACGACGTTCGGCGAAATCGAGGTGTCGGAACTCCGCGAGAAAGCCGACCCCGAGTCGAGCGCGTGGGGCGACACGGAACCGGAGAGCGACCTTCTCCCCCGAATTTACGCCGAGGTCATTCGCATCCTCGACGAGGAAGCCGACGAGATAGACGAGCGCTACCCCGAACTGAAGCGCAACGTCTCGGGATACAACCTCGACATGCTCGTCGACGAAGCCCGCGGCGAGCGTCGGACACCCGACGACTCGGGAGTCGACCCCGACAGTGAGGCGGGAACCGTGAACCTCGCGCGCCTGCTCGCGGGCAGCGAGGGGACGCTCGCGGTCGTCACCGAGGCGACCGTCTCGCTCGAACCGATTCCCGAGACGAAGGCGGTCGCGCTCCTGACCTACGAGGACGTCTACGACGCCGCCGCCGACGTCGCGCCCATCCTCGAACACGGCCCCGCCGCCGTCGAACTCATCGACGACGTGCTCATCGACCTCGCGCTCGAAACCGCCGAGTTCCGCGACGTGGCCGCGTCGCTCCCGGAGGGGACGCGCGGCGCGCTGCTCGTCGAGTTCTACGCCGACTCCGAGGCTGACGGCCGCCAGCAGGTCGCCGACCTCCTCGCCTCGCGCGTTCCATCGGCGACGCCCGAGACGACGCCGTCTGCGGGGGCCGAACTCGCCGACGACGCCCGCGCGTTCGCGGCGCTGGAAGCGCACGACGCCGAGGAGCGCGCCGGGCTCTGGAAGATGCGAAAGGCGGCCGCGCCGATTCTGCTGTCGCGGACGACCGACGAGAAACACATCTCGTTCATCGAGGACTGCGCGGTGCCCGCCGAACGACTCCCGGAGTACGTCGACCGGTTCCGCGAGGTCATCGACGAGTACGACGCGAACACGAGCTTCTACGCCCACGCCGGGCCGGGCGTCCTCCACGTCCGTCCGCTCGTCAACACGAAGACCGTCGAGGGGCTGGCGGCGTTCGAGCGTATCGCCGACGCGGTGACGGAGTTCGTCGTCGAGTTCGGCGGCTCGGTGTCGGGCGAGCACGGCGACGGCCGAGCGCGCTCGCAGTGGAACCGGAGACTGTACGGCGACCGCCTCTGGCGGGCGTTCCGCGACCTGAAGACCGCGTTCGACCCCGACTGGCTGTTGAATCCCGGTCAGGTCTGCGGCTACGACGAGTCGGAGACGCCGCCGGCGGACGTACCCCCGCGGGCGAACGTCGTCTCGATGACCGAGAACCTGCGGTTCGACCCCGACTACGAGTTCGACCCCGACTTCGACCCCGCACTCGAGTGGGAGAACGCGAACGGTTTCCAGGGGATGGCCGAACTCTGTCACGGCTGCGGCGGCTGCCGCGGGGAACAGGACACGACGGGCGGCGTGATGTGTCCGACGTACCGCGCCGCCGACGAGGAGAGCCTCTCGACCCGCGGGCGGGCGAACATGCTCCGACAGGCGATGAGCGGCGAGCTCTCCGAATCGAGTCACGACGTCGAGTTCATGCGCGAAATCGTCGACCTCTGCGTCGGCTGCAAGGGCTGTGCGCGCGACTGCCCGAGCGAAGTCGACATGGCGAAGCTCAAAGCCGAGGTCGAACACGCCCACCACGAGCGCCACGGTGCGAGCCTGCGCGACCGCCTGTTCTCGGAGGTCGACCGCCTCAACGCCCTCGGGTCGGCGCTCGCTCCCGTCGCGAACCTCGCACCGAAGCTCCCGGGCGCGCGGACGGTACTGGAGAAGACCGTCGGTATCGCGCGGGAACGGTCGCTGCCGACGTTCCACCGCGAGACGTTCGTCGACTGGTTCGACGAGCGCGGCGGCTCCCGCGTTCCGGCGTCGTCGGCCGACAGGCGGGTTCTCCTGTTCCCCGACACGTACACGAACTACAACCACCCCGAGGCCGGGAAGGCGGCCGTTCGCGTGCTCGAAGCGGCGGGCGTCCACGTCGCGCTCCCCGACGGCGTCACCTCGACCGGCCGGCCCGCCCACTCGAAGGGCTTTCTCGACCGCTCGCGGGAGCGCGCCGAGACGAACGTTGCGGCGCTGGCCCCCCGCGTCGCCGACGGCTGGGACGTCGTGCTCGTGGAACCGTCGGACGCGGTGATGCTGCAGTCGGACTACCTCGACCTGCTCGGCGGGTCGTCGAAGGAGGGCGACGCGGGTCGAGCAGTCCCCGTCGCGGACGTCGAAGCCGTCGCGGCAAACACCTACGGCGTGATGGAGTATCTCGACGCGTTCCGCCTCGACGAGGCGCTATCGCCGTCGGCACCCGCCGAGTCGCTGACGTACCACGGCCACTGCCACCAGAAGGCGACGCGGAAAGACCACCACGCCGTCGGCGTCCTGCGGCGCGTTGGCTACGAGGTCGACCCGCTGGACTCGGGCTGTTGCGGGATGGCCGGGAGCTTCGGCTACGAGGCCGAACACTACTCGATGAGCAGAGCTATCGGCGAGATTCTGTTCGACCAGGTCGAGGAGAGCGGCGGCGAAACCGTCGTCGCACCCGGCGCGTCCTGTCGGACCCAACTCGGCGACCGCGACGAGTCGGCACCGGAACCGCCCCACCCCATCGAGAAAGTCGCCGAGGCGGTCGGGCGCTGA
- a CDS encoding D-2-hydroxyacid dehydrogenase: protein MTTNPDVVVLREGTEGLSMEPYAELLRERLPDRTVALARTPKQERELVAEARVVTGIGIDEEQLARAERLELFACTFAGTDHLPMDALEEHGVAVTNAGGIHAPGIAEQAIGNMLTFTRRLHEGWRRKQRSEWRHFQSHEFADSTVTVVGLGSIGEALVQRLQGFEVDTIGVRYTPEKGGPTDEVVGFDEDAIHDALSRSEYVVLACPLNDLTRGLVGEDEFATMRPDAVLVNTARGGIVDTDALVSALRWNKIRGAALDVTDPEPLPADHPLWDLENCLITPHTGGHTPKHWDRLADIVAENVDRLDAGDELVNQLLAPESA, encoded by the coding sequence ATGACCACGAACCCCGACGTCGTCGTCCTCCGCGAGGGGACGGAAGGACTCTCGATGGAACCGTACGCCGAGCTGTTGCGCGAACGCCTCCCCGACCGGACGGTCGCGCTCGCCCGAACGCCGAAACAGGAACGCGAACTCGTGGCGGAGGCGCGAGTCGTCACCGGAATCGGCATCGACGAGGAGCAGCTCGCGCGCGCCGAACGCCTCGAACTGTTCGCCTGCACGTTCGCCGGCACCGACCACCTGCCGATGGACGCGCTCGAAGAGCACGGCGTCGCCGTCACCAACGCGGGCGGCATCCACGCGCCCGGTATCGCCGAACAGGCCATCGGAAACATGCTCACCTTCACCCGTCGGCTCCACGAGGGGTGGCGACGGAAGCAGCGTTCGGAGTGGCGTCACTTCCAGTCGCACGAGTTCGCCGACAGCACGGTCACCGTCGTCGGACTCGGCTCCATCGGTGAGGCGCTCGTCCAGCGCCTGCAGGGGTTCGAGGTCGACACCATCGGCGTCCGCTACACGCCCGAGAAGGGCGGACCGACCGACGAGGTCGTCGGCTTCGACGAGGACGCGATTCACGACGCGCTCTCGCGCAGCGAGTACGTCGTCCTCGCCTGTCCGCTCAACGACCTGACCCGCGGCCTCGTCGGCGAGGACGAGTTCGCGACGATGCGACCCGATGCGGTGCTCGTCAACACCGCTCGCGGCGGCATCGTCGACACCGACGCGCTCGTCTCGGCGCTTCGCTGGAACAAGATTCGCGGCGCGGCGCTCGACGTGACCGACCCCGAACCGCTACCGGCCGACCACCCGCTGTGGGACCTCGAAAACTGCCTCATCACGCCGCACACGGGCGGTCACACGCCGAAACACTGGGACCGCCTCGCCGACATCGTCGCCGAGAACGTCGACCGCCTCGACGCGGGCGACGAACTGGTGAACCAACTGCTCGCGCCGGAGTCGGCCTGA
- a CDS encoding amidohydrolase: protein MAESVRARLSELRRELHRYPEPGWCEFRTTARLVEELRDIGVDELAVGPEAYDPGDRMAVPPEDRLETWYERARERGVDDDLLEKMAGGNTGAVAVLDRGEGPTVGLRVDIDGLFIEESDDGDHLPVAEGFRSETGETMHACGHDAHMTWGLATVEAIANSDFEGRLVAFFQPAEEISGGGCPMAKSEYAEELDYLFAVHVGLDHPTGEVVAGIERPLAMCHVEVDIDGTSAHAGKAPQDGDNAIQALGTAIQNVYGIPRHADGMTRINVGRIEGGTASNIVAEDVEAVAEARGETTALMEYAKEELTRTFETAAEMHGCEADVTVASESPRADSDPELVDVVADVARGVDGVDTVVPTADFGASEDATFLMQRVQREGGLASYLIVGTDHPTSHHTPTFDVDERSLETGVELLTESILAVAEDGP, encoded by the coding sequence ATGGCCGAGTCTGTACGAGCGCGACTGAGCGAGTTGCGACGAGAGCTCCACCGGTATCCGGAACCCGGCTGGTGCGAGTTCCGGACGACCGCCCGGCTGGTCGAGGAACTCCGGGACATCGGCGTCGACGAACTCGCGGTCGGACCGGAGGCGTACGACCCCGGCGACCGGATGGCCGTTCCGCCCGAGGACCGCTTGGAGACGTGGTACGAACGCGCCCGAGAGCGCGGCGTCGACGACGACCTGCTGGAGAAGATGGCCGGCGGCAACACGGGCGCCGTCGCCGTTCTCGACCGCGGCGAGGGACCGACGGTCGGTCTCCGCGTCGACATCGACGGGCTGTTCATCGAGGAGTCCGACGACGGCGACCACCTCCCGGTCGCGGAGGGGTTCCGCTCGGAGACCGGCGAGACGATGCACGCCTGCGGCCACGACGCCCACATGACCTGGGGGCTCGCCACCGTCGAAGCGATAGCGAACAGCGATTTCGAGGGCCGACTCGTCGCGTTCTTCCAGCCCGCCGAGGAGATCTCCGGCGGCGGCTGTCCGATGGCGAAAAGCGAGTACGCCGAGGAACTCGACTACCTGTTCGCCGTCCACGTCGGTCTCGACCACCCGACCGGCGAGGTCGTCGCCGGCATCGAGCGACCGCTGGCGATGTGTCACGTCGAGGTCGACATCGACGGGACCTCCGCGCACGCCGGCAAAGCGCCGCAGGACGGCGACAACGCGATTCAGGCGCTCGGAACCGCCATCCAGAACGTCTACGGCATCCCGCGGCACGCCGACGGGATGACCCGCATCAACGTCGGGCGAATCGAGGGCGGAACGGCGAGCAACATCGTCGCCGAGGACGTGGAGGCGGTCGCCGAGGCTCGCGGCGAGACGACGGCGCTGATGGAGTACGCCAAGGAAGAGCTCACCCGGACGTTCGAGACGGCCGCGGAGATGCACGGCTGCGAGGCCGACGTCACCGTCGCGAGCGAGAGCCCCCGCGCCGACAGCGACCCCGAACTCGTCGACGTCGTCGCCGACGTCGCCCGGGGGGTCGACGGCGTCGACACCGTCGTCCCGACCGCCGACTTCGGCGCGAGCGAGGACGCGACGTTCCTCATGCAGCGCGTCCAACGAGAGGGCGGCCTCGCGTCGTATCTCATCGTCGGCACCGACCACCCGACGAGTCACCACACGCCGACGTTCGACGTCGACGAGCGAAGCCTCGAAACCGGCGTCGAACTGCTCACGGAGTCCATTCTCGCCGTCGCGGAGGACGGACCGTGA